Proteins from one Ahaetulla prasina isolate Xishuangbanna chromosome 2, ASM2864084v1, whole genome shotgun sequence genomic window:
- the PTGER1 gene encoding prostaglandin E2 receptor EP1 subtype, with protein MFAMHPPNASQAPAIHLVNSSSLGLTELVKTPPSASSPAAPIFSMTLGAISNIVALVILVQSYTRFRRRSKATFLLFASSLVITDLAGHVIPGSFVLQLYATQRNWTAMDPSKALCQFFGASMVFFGLCPLFLGFMMAVERCIGITRPLLHASMVTPGRTKFSLVGLWTIALAIALLPLCSFGKYVVQAPNTWCFIKVKDAEEWSEIAFALLFSLLGLASLVASLICNTFSGLILVRARLRGQRKCGRRRAKAHDIEMVVQLVGIMVVSCICWSPLLVIVILSASNSHKVLNYDQLLFLGVRLASWNQILDPWVYILLRRAVLRKLLALLLRRPDLKTTQFDRWEASSFQSSERSVAAGRI; from the exons ATGTTTGCTATGCACCCTCCCAATGCTTCTCAAGCCCCTGCCATTCACCTAGTGAACAGTTCCTCCTTGGGTCTTACAGAGCTGGTGAAGACTCCACCAAGTGCTTCTTCTCCCGCTGCCCCCATCTTCTCAATGACCTTGGGGGCAATCTCTAATATTGTGGCCTTGGTAATCCTAGTGCAGTCCTACACCCGCTTCAGGCGTCGTTCCAAGGCCACCTTCCTGCTTTTTGCCAGCAGCTTGGTTATCACAGACCTAGCCGGCCATGTCATCCCAGGCTCCTTTGTGTTGCAACTGTATGCCACACAGCGTAACTGGACAGCCATGGATCCTTCTAAAGCGCTCTGCCAGTTCTTTGGCGCTTCCATGGTATTCTTTGGACTATGCCCTCTCTTTCTGGGCTTCATGATGGCCGTGGAGCGTTGCATTGGCATCACTCGTCCTCTGCTTCATGCTTCAATGGTCACGCCAGGCCGAACAAAGTTTTCCTTGGTAGGACTGTGGACTATTGCTCTTGCCATTGCCCTGTTGCCTCTCTGCAGTTTTGGGAAATATGTTGTACAGGCCCCAAACACTTGGTGTTTTATCAAGGTGAAAGACGCAGAAGAATGGTCCGAGATAGCTTTTGCCCTGCTCTTCTCCCTTTTGGGATTGGCCTCTCTGGTAGCCTCTCTGATCTGCAACACATTCAGTGGACTCATTCTGGTGCGAGCTCGTCTCCGTGGTCAGCGCAAATGTGGTCGGCGGAGAGCCAAAGCTCATGACATTGAAATGGTTGTACAGCTTGTGGGCATCATGGTGGTTTCCTGTATTTGTTGGAGTCCATTATTG GTCATTGTCATCTTATCAGCAAGCAACTCTCATAAAGTTCTGAATTATGATCAGCTGCTGTTCCTTGGTGTGCGCCTGGCCTCCTGGAACCAGATCCTGGACCCATGGGTATATATATTGCTACGGCGCGCAGTGCTGCGCAAGCTCCTGGCTCTACTTCTAAGGCGCCCTGACCTCAAAACAACACAGTTTGACCGCTGGGAGGCCAGCTCCTTCCAGAGCTCTGAGCGCAGTGTTGCTGCTGGTCGCATCTAG